A window from Gallus gallus isolate bGalGal1 chromosome 5, bGalGal1.mat.broiler.GRCg7b, whole genome shotgun sequence encodes these proteins:
- the LOC107053423 gene encoding uncharacterized protein DKFZp434B061-like: MKRIPREPYAYFKAPQVTAGGGEQQTVPPRHSACPGSASPRGPPLRPSRRRSAPKGCSKPARPLRGRPAALSPTEGPEAAALGPPRRAQAGGTPHPRRGPARTQGSAHEELADAHQATRPRRAPTPRRPRSARSPREEGEGARPTPPRKGPERGVGPPELCRKKAAAPLYPTYLGKSVTPPQAPGCLRSGGKATARHHHLRSKMADISAPASPPLPPPRLPIIPPRHRPAPFLLGGVRDSVSHWQSPRRQSPGGNASVGLSGNGGGPSISC, from the exons ATGAAGAGAATACCAAGAGAGCCCTACGCCTATTTTAAAG CCCCACAAGTGACTGCTGGCGGCGGGGAGCAGCAGACGGTTCCCCCACGGCACTCGGCCTGCCCGGGGAGCGCCTCGCCGCGCGGCCCCCCGCTCCGCCCCAGCCGGCGGCGCTCGGCGCCCAAAGGCTGCTCCAAGCCAGCACGGCCCCTCCGCGGGCGCCCAGCAGCTCTAAGCCCCACCGAAGGGCCCGAGGCCGCGGCCCTGGGCCCTCCCCGCCGCGCCCAGGCCGGCGGCACCCCACAcccgcggcgcggcccggcccggacTCAGGGCTCCGCGCACGAGGAGCTCGCCGACGCGCACCAGGCCACACGGCCCCGCCGGGCTCCGACCCCGCGCCGCCCGAGAAGCGCCCGGAGCCCCCGCGAGGAGGGGGAAGGCGCCAGGCCCACGCCGCCGCGGAAGGGCCCCGAGCGAGGCGTCGGCCCCCCGGAACTCTGCCGGAAGAAGGCCGCGGCGCCGCTGTACCCGACGTACCTCGGCAAGAGCGTCACCCCGCCACAGGCCCCGGGCTGCCTACGCTCAGGCGGGAAAGCCACCGCTCGCCACCATCACCTACGCTCCAAGATGGCGGACATATCAGCGCCTGCGAGCCCTCCTCTCCCTCCGCCCCGCCTGCCAATCATACCGCCCCGGCACCGCCCCGCGCCTTTCCTATTGGGCGGTGTGCGCGACTCGGTCTCTCATTGGCAGTCTCCTCGCCGTCAGTCACCCGGTGGGAACGCTTCTGTGGGCTTAAGCGGGAATGGGGGCGGGCCGTCGATTTCCTGCTAG